A single genomic interval of Noviherbaspirillum cavernae harbors:
- a CDS encoding helix-turn-helix domain-containing protein has protein sequence MKYSPTNTLKAQTLGEMEVELGSRLKTLRVHRNLDQATLSARAGISVRALRNLESGSGSSLRTLIQVIRALGREQWLETIAPVPTINPLMLTRAAKPRQRASKPRVKAPG, from the coding sequence GTGAAGTACAGTCCCACCAATACACTAAAGGCTCAAACGCTAGGCGAGATGGAAGTGGAGTTAGGGAGCCGATTGAAGACGCTCCGCGTGCATCGCAATCTGGACCAAGCAACGCTTTCAGCGCGCGCGGGCATCAGCGTGCGTGCCTTGCGAAATCTCGAAAGTGGCAGCGGCTCGTCGTTGCGTACTCTTATCCAAGTAATTCGGGCTCTTGGGCGCGAACAATGGCTGGAAACCATTGCTCCTGTCCCGACCATCAATCCGCTAATGTTGACCAGAGCGGCAAAACCACGCCAACGCGCGAGCAAGCCGCGCGTCAAGGCCCCGGGCTGA
- a CDS encoding DUF4357 domain-containing protein has product MNHLLCVLPAEKRHPSFRSIGMLAFGVFCFVLLLITPAILAGGLVSAANGDYDDTAATLYVLGFIAWMLNILRNLGKDASGTNDKQTYNAWATLNPYQSCDWTAGGAGASAYFEEMTRKSLQVPAVAFDLCESLKAQAFRLGSAADMVSGMSTNGWLFWKTKGGKTLDELKRQPLNQPAA; this is encoded by the coding sequence ATGAACCACCTTCTGTGCGTTCTTCCCGCCGAAAAAAGACATCCGTCGTTTCGGAGTATCGGCATGCTTGCGTTTGGCGTGTTCTGTTTTGTGCTGCTGCTGATAACACCGGCAATTCTTGCGGGTGGACTGGTATCGGCCGCAAATGGTGATTACGACGATACCGCAGCGACCCTATACGTACTGGGCTTTATCGCATGGATGCTTAACATTCTGAGAAACCTCGGAAAGGACGCGTCGGGAACAAATGATAAGCAAACCTATAATGCTTGGGCAACCCTGAATCCATATCAGTCGTGCGACTGGACGGCCGGTGGGGCTGGAGCTTCCGCCTATTTTGAAGAGATGACGCGAAAAAGTTTGCAGGTCCCCGCAGTTGCATTTGACCTCTGTGAGAGTCTAAAAGCTCAAGCTTTTAGACTAGGCTCTGCAGCCGACATGGTGTCAGGAATGAGCACCAATGGCTGGCTCTTCTGGAAAACTAAAGGAGGCAAAACCCTCGACGAGCTGAAACGCCAACCCTTGAACCAACCGGCGGCTTAA